tggaaaaacaCTATTTACATTGGCCTGGAGCAACAAGCAGCAATGGCTTAATAGTGCCAGGctagatgggatattgggaaggaatttctAGCTGGGAGgctggtgaggccctggcacagggtgcccatcgaagctgtggctgccactggatccctggaagtgttcaaggccaggctggacaaggcttGGAACACCCTGGAATAGcggaaggtgtctctgcccatgacAGAATGGTGGAGGAGATGATCTTCTATGACCCctccaaaccactctgggattctcaGATTTAAATGTCTAGCTATCGCTACTGTGACAGCTACATCTCCAGCGGTCCTGAGACACAAGTATTCCAAAGGCCAAGCAGGACGGGTCAGACAGATTCCAAGAAATGCTCTGTCAGCGTCAGGCAGTTAAGAAATCCCTGCAAAGCCCAGTGGGTTATCCCCATGACAAGGCAGGCCAAGCTGCCTCCCCAGCTGAACTGCCACGCTACAGGACAAGCTGCCTGGCACAAACGATGAACACTGAGAAGGTCCCTCAGCCCTGTCGCTCTCCTGGCTCATGTCAGGGGAGTGTGCCCACTCAACCTTTAGAAACCCCTGATTCCAGAGgtcctccagcagggctgtgtccagggGAGTTCAGCTCCATAGTTCCACACGCCAAGAGTGAGCCAGAAGTACAGACAAAAAGCAATCACTCAGAACACAGTATTTTTACATTCAGAACAGAGCCTTTTTACATGGGAACCTTTATTCTCACCGAGATCTGTACATTCAAGTCGCACATGCCTTTGTCTTTGACGGAGCTGGAACACTGGGTCACAACAGCCTGGTTACAACTGTCACAACAGTTTTAAGAGTTTATGCCTCAAAAGTAGCCAGGAAATTTGTGACTATTTCCTTCAACTTCGCTTCTGTCTGGTCAGAAATCTTCCCTTCAGTCCTGTGGGAAGAGTTCAGTTAAATTCTCGCACAGCAACCAAAACAGGGTCAACCACGAGACAAACATCGAAGTTTTACAACAAACCTCCCCATCTGTAACGAATTCAGTAGATAAATGAACACATTTGTTTGGTGCATGAAGCCATGACACTGATAGAACATCCACCTCCTAGGAGAGCCAGTCCTGTTTAAGAACTGGAGTTCTTAAACATATTCTTTCAGAATAGCCCTATGTATTCCAACAAGGCCCAACCTACAGACCTGTGCCCCAGAGACAGAAGACATAGGACTTTCTTCATGACAAAAAAAGGCAGGACTAGTTTCCAGGACAGGACTATGGAAATACTCAATCCCCAACAGTTCACTCAGCAGCACTTAACCCACAGCACTCCAACAGCTCAAGCCTGTCCACAACATGGGAACAGATTCAATCAAGTGATTTCTGGAACACGCTAGACCAGACACATTGGAAGAAGGTTCACTTTAAGCATCAGCTGCATTTCCTAAGAGCTGAAGCTGAGGAAGGTGGATGGTAGAAGACTGATTTAACCCCCAGTTTTGATGCAGCCAGCTGAATGCCTGATGATCTACGATACACTAAATTAAACTAAAGTTCAGTGACCATTATCTGCACTCCAGACATCAATGCCCTTGGGGATACAGCAAGGTAAACCAGCATACCTGATTGTGGAGAGGAGTGACTGGTGCTGGCTCAGCACATGAGCTAGGAAAGCACTCTCAAATTTTGTGATCTTGCTGGGCTCCAGCTTGTCCAAATGACCTCTTACACCAGCATAGATGACTGCCACCTGCTCCTCAATAGCCATGGGAACTGCAGGAAAAGACAGCACTCACCACTGGAACTCTTCCATCAGAACACAAGGGACTACAGAGTCATTGGAAGACCAAGCGTACACAGACAGCTCAGTTCAAGCAAAATCTGCATTTGCCATGTGCACAGAGCAGACACAATAAATGCTAAACAAGCCCAACCTCGTTAGCACAAGGCTCTAAGGGGCACCCAGACCTGCCAGGCGCAGGACACTCACCGTActggccctgcttgagcagctCTGTCAGGCGCACGCCGCGGTTCAGCAGCTGCTGCGTGGCAGCGTCCAGGTCAGAGCCGAACTGGGCGAAGGCAGCGACCTCCCGGTACTGAGCCAGCTCCAGCTTCATGGTACCGGCCACCTGCAGGGACAAGTAACAGCCACTGTGATCACCTACAAGTGAGCCTAGCACTTTGAAGGTTATCTGGCAGCTGACAGCTGTCACAAGTCAGCTCTGCCTCACATTCCAGACAAGTCAATCTAAAAGCTGacaaattattaattaatatcaCAAAAACCATGCGTTTAACCTAAATACACTATTTCTCCCCTAAAACAACTGTTTGTGTTAAATCTAATTCTATGTCTGGACTAAAAGCCTGTGATTAAGACAGCATTCTCTAACCCTAAGTGATCAACACATGAGCACTTAATGCTACATCTTTatgcaaatattatttctctttctcccatGCCTTTCTCAGCAGGCAACGGAAGCATTAAAGAGCTCTCCAAAGTTTGTTCTTTCATAATTTCAAAACACTAAGAGATCCAAAGCTTTATTCCTTCTCTGCTCACAACTCAGAGTTAAATGGCTTGGAAGGCCTACACACGATTCATCTCTAGCATGAGGACAAACAGCAATTTCTGAATTACCTGCTTCATAGCCCTGGTCTGAGCAGCAGAACCCACACGGGACACAGACAGACCAACGTTGATGGCTGGACGGATACCTTTGTAGAACAACTCAGTTTCCAAGAAAATCTGCAGGATAGAATTGTATCATTATCTTGTTCAGAAGCCTGGAGGCCTCCTCAGAGACCAGCCACAAAGTTCTGTGGAGATGCTGAGCTGCGAGGAAGCCCTACCTGTCCATCGGTGATGGAGATGACATTGGTTGGAATGTAAGCAGACACATCCCCAGCCTGAGTCTCGATGACAGGCAAGGCGGTCAGAGAGCCGCCCCCGAAGGAGTCGTTCATTTTGGCTGCTCTCTCCAGCAGACGGGAGTGCAGGTAGAACACATCACCGGGGTAGGCCTCACGGCCAGGGGGGCGGCGCAGCAGCAGAGACATCTGACGGTAGGCAACGGCCTGCGTGGAGCAAGGACAGCCTTCAGAGCTCAGCACCTCACCCAACATTTCGGATTTCCAAACATCAGGTGTTCTTACAAACACCACAAGGCCTAAAACCAAAGTTTCCTGACCTGTTTGGACAAGTCATCATAGATGATTAGGGCGTGTTTCCCGTTGTCTCTGAAGTATTCCCCCATGGAGCAGCCTGAGTAAGGAGCCAGATACTGCAGGGGTGCTGCATCGGATGCTGTGGCAGACACCACAATAGTGTACTTCATGGCATCTGGAAAGGATTGGAGACACCTCTGAGGGCATTGTGCCATCATGCCCAAAATCAGGAAACACAGCAAGTATGTAAAGCACCAGTGCTGAAGCAAGTCCAAGCAGTGTCACTATGCTGCTCAGGAAAGCCCAGCACACCAGCAGAACATGTCTGCCAGCAAGACAGACTCTGGAAGTCTCAAGGGCAAATTTGTGGCAGCTAACATCTAACATTTGCAGacttcttttccatttaaaacaaAGCTTAAAACTAAGACAAGCTTTTGTTCTAGAAAAAATTCACATTGAAAGCCCAGAGTTTTCTGGCTGGTGCAAGTACAACCCTCTGTGACACAGTCTCAAACAAATTACTACCCTTAAAATGTGGGTTTTGCCATGACAGACACCAGGACCACCACGTATGAGGGCAAAGTGCCTGATCTCCTGTGAGCTTTGCTAAATGTGGAGCCTCAGTCATGGAGATCACTGGCTCTGAGGAGATGCTATCATTTAATGTGTTGTGTTTGGGCAGTGAAAGCTCTTCACCACATTTCCAGCTGCCATTCACACTGACTGGCATGTGGAATACATGGGACAAATGCCAAGTCCATGACAACTTGGAAGGCCACGCTTGTCACCAGGCCGGCCTGACAGCCAAGATGAAGCTTTCAactctgctggaaaaaaaccacagggtGACTTTTCCAGAAGTATTCAGTAGTTTGGGGGCCTCAGAATAGTCTTCCTAATTGGGATACAAGAaaaatgagggtttttttcccccccagacACCTTTAGAGATTTCTTGTAGTTCACTCATGTAATATGAATTCTGTCTACGCTTGCAGCCAGGAGAGATCACAGCAATACTCAGTATTACAAGGAGAACAAGATGTCATTAGGTGCTAGGCTCAACCATCTCCCAAAATCCTTACCTGCATCAGTGAGCCTCTTCACCAGCTGAGCAACAGTGGATCTCTTCTGGCCAATTGCAACATAGATACAGTACAGCTTCTTCTTCTCATCTGTGCCATCGTTGAATCGTTTCTGGTTGATAATTGTGTCAATTGCAATTGAAGTTTTTCTGTGGAACAGGGAGGCTGGTAAGTTAAGTTGCCCAAGGTTCTCCAAGCCCCCACCCAACCCTGTGTCCAGCTCCACTGTATCTGAGACTGTTTAAGGAACATTTTTGGCTTGAGTATTTAACTTACCCGGTCTGCCTGTCACCAATGATCAGCTCACGCTGGCCACGACCAATGGGCACCAAGCTGTCCACAGCCTTAATCCCAGTCTGCATGGGCTCACGCACAGAGATCCTGGGAATGATCCCAGGGGCCTTCAAGCCAACTCTCCTACGTGTCTTAGATGCAATAGCACcctaaaagagaggaaaaactgcTGAGGTCTGTATCATACAGACACAAGCAGAGGTACTTAGCACCCAGCTACACTTACCTTCCCATCAATTGGGTTGCCCAGGGCATCCACAACAcggcccagcagctcctcccccACCGGAACATCCACAATGGCACCAGTCCTCTTCACAACATCCCCCTCTTTGATCAGTCTGTCGTTACCAAACACGACAACACCAACGTTGTCAGGCTCCAAATTCAAGGACATGCCCTGCAACAGAGATCACATCACCTTGAGAAAACCTGTAGTGACATGCATAAAAACTTCAATATTGACATGGTTATTTCACTGTGTACAAAATCCTACCCTATCTACCTCTACCTTGTGACAACAGTCAAGGCTTTTATGTACAAAGCGTCTATTTCCTTTGATATGGGCTGGAGAACCTGCCTAAGTTTTCAATTTACCAGGTAGTTATACCCCAGCAGCCTACAACTCAAGCCAGTTGTTTATGTAAAAAGAACAGAGAGGATAAGCAAGGTTCAAGTACAACACTACTCCCTTTCCTAGGAACTGGACAAGTGAAAAGTATTGGTTTCTTCTCTGCCCAAGGTGAAATGGGTCACTAAAAATTGCTCAAAGAGGTGTTACAGTAATctcaaaacagattttaactctaaccagtgacaggactaCAAGCCAGCAAGCTGTAAAATGTAATGAAGGAAAGAAGTCATTACTaagcagcaaacagaaaagacatcctgaaaccaaagaaaaaattcagtgtCAGGTAAGTCCTTTTACtttctaaatgaaaacaaagacagcTCGAATTTTCAAATGTCGGCAGATGCTGATACTGAAAGCAGTGttacaaattaaaagaaaaaaaaaaatacatcaccAGTTACAACGCATTCAAGTTGCAACAAGGCTTAATGTAATGCTCAGAGTGGAACCTCCAAGCAGTCttaggctttttttaaaaacctgtctTTTCAGTATCTCCGTGCTACAGGAACTCCTCTATTTTGCTCACCTTCAGCCCAGAAGAGAACTCAACCATCTCCTCTGCCTGGACATTCCTGAGGCCGTAGACGCGGGCAATCCCGTCACCGATGGAGAGCACGCGGCCCGTCTCCTCCAGCTCAGCCGAGGTGTCGGCTCCCAGGATGCGCTCCTCGAGGATAGAGGACACCTCGGCAGTACCTGGACAGCCATGAGTGAAATCAGATTGGCTTATTAGGGTACAAATGCACTCAGGAAGCTTGCCTCGAATCCACAAGGTACCCTTTGTCAGCTGTGCCCCAAAGTCTAACTAGCAACACCTTTATTTAGGGTAAGATAAACACCAGCCTCTGTATTCCCAGCTAATAAAAGCAGCTTCAACTCATCATTACCAGCCAGCTTCAACCAAAACAGGCCTGGCTGTGTAGTTATCCACTTTCCTGATTATGTCCCATGCTCTCTCTCCCTAGAAAGCTTTTAGATTAATGAATCAGCCTTAGCCCAGGCAGAACAGGCCTGCTTGCAGAGCAATTCCTCAGCCTTGGGTGCATCAGAACACCCTGCCAAATGATTTGTAATCCAGGATCCACACCTATATAAAGGAACTTCATTATGTTTCAGGAGCAAGTTGTTCaataaaagatataaaaatacattctcCATTCTTCTTCAATTTGATTTCCAACAGCTTTTTACCCCCTCAGCTAAAAAAACAGTAAGTAAACTGTAAAACTTATTTCCTAGTAATGCCCTTAATCACCTTAAACCACTTAAAAAAATGCGTGTGAAGCGCTGCCAAACACACTGCTACACAGTGCAGCTGTCTTCTCTAAACACCAGACTGCTGACAGCAAAATAAAGTTGTGCTCAAGGGCACAAGGTCATACCCAGGCAGGCCTGGGGAAGCCATCCACTCCTTCATTCTGTTGCAGGCAACTCTTAtctggggtattttttttttcaaataatgctGCAGGAATCCTAGTGAAGCAGGTACTATGGTCATGTAGTCACACAGGcactctctgctctgggggcaTTGTCAAGTTATT
Above is a window of Oenanthe melanoleuca isolate GR-GAL-2019-014 chromosome Z, OMel1.0, whole genome shotgun sequence DNA encoding:
- the ATP5F1A gene encoding ATP synthase subunit alpha, mitochondrial, producing MLSARVAAALARSLPRQAGLVSRNTLGAAFVASRNLHASKPCFQKTGTAEVSSILEERILGADTSAELEETGRVLSIGDGIARVYGLRNVQAEEMVEFSSGLKGMSLNLEPDNVGVVVFGNDRLIKEGDVVKRTGAIVDVPVGEELLGRVVDALGNPIDGKGAIASKTRRRVGLKAPGIIPRISVREPMQTGIKAVDSLVPIGRGQRELIIGDRQTGKTSIAIDTIINQKRFNDGTDEKKKLYCIYVAIGQKRSTVAQLVKRLTDADAMKYTIVVSATASDAAPLQYLAPYSGCSMGEYFRDNGKHALIIYDDLSKQAVAYRQMSLLLRRPPGREAYPGDVFYLHSRLLERAAKMNDSFGGGSLTALPVIETQAGDVSAYIPTNVISITDGQIFLETELFYKGIRPAINVGLSVSRVGSAAQTRAMKQVAGTMKLELAQYREVAAFAQFGSDLDAATQQLLNRGVRLTELLKQGQYVPMAIEEQVAVIYAGVRGHLDKLEPSKITKFESAFLAHVLSQHQSLLSTIRTEGKISDQTEAKLKEIVTNFLATFEA